A portion of the Saimiri boliviensis isolate mSaiBol1 chromosome 1, mSaiBol1.pri, whole genome shotgun sequence genome contains these proteins:
- the LOC101031101 gene encoding RNA-binding motif protein, X chromosome, whose product MVEADRPGKLFIGGLNTETNEKALEAVFGKYGRIVEVLLMKDRETNKSRGFAFVTFESPADAKDAARDMNGKSLDGKAIKVEQATKPSFESGRRGPPPPPRGLRGGRGGSGGTRGPPSRGGHMDDGGYSMNFNMSSSRGPLPVKRGPAPRSGGPPPKRSAPSGPARSSSGMGGRAPVSRGRDSYGGPPRREPLPSRRDVYLSPRDDGYSTKDSDSSRDYPSSRDTRDYAPPPRGYTYRDYGHSSSRDDYPSRGYSDRDGYGRDRDYSDHPSGGSYRDSYESYGNSRSAPPTRGPPPSYGGSSRYDDYSSSRDGCGGSRDSYSSSRSDLYSSGRDRVGRQDRGLPPSMERGYPPPRDSYSSSSRGAPRGGGRRGSRSDRGGGRSRY is encoded by the coding sequence atggttgAAGCAGATCGCCCAGGAAAGCTCTTCATTGGTGGGCTTAATACggaaacaaatgagaaagctCTTGAAGCAGTATTTGGCAAATATGGACGAATAGTGGAAGTACTCTTGATGAAAGACCGTGAAACCAACAAATCAAGAGGATTTGCTTTTGTCACCTTTGAAAGCCCAGCAGACGCTAAGGATGCAGCCAGAGACATGAATGGAAAGTCATTAGACGGAAAAGCCATCAAAGTGGAACAAGCCACCAAACCATCATTTGAAAGTGGTAGACGTGGGCCGCCTCCACCTCCAAGAGGTCTTCGAGGCggaagaggaggaagtggaggaacCAGGGGACCTCCCTCACGGGGAGGACACATGGATGACGGTGGCTATTCCATGAATTTTAACATGAGTTCTTCCAGGGGACCACTCCCAGTAAAAAGAGGACCAGCACCAAGAAGTGGGGGTCCTCCTCCTAAGAGATCTGCACCTTCAGGACCAGCTCGCAGCAGCAGTGGAATGGGAGGAAGAGCTCCTGTATCACGTGGAAGAGATAGTTACGGAGGTCCACCTCGAAGAGAACCGCTGCCTTCTCGTAGAGATGTGTATTTGTCCCCAAGAGATGATGGGTATTCTACTAAAGACAGCGATTCCAGCAGAGATTACCCAAGTTCTCGTGATACAAGAGATTATGCACCACCACCACGAGGTTATACTTACCGTGACTATGGTCATTCCAGTTCACGTGATGACTATCCCTCAAGAGGCTATAGCGATAGAGATGGATATGGTCGTGATCGTGACTATTCAGATCATCCAAGTGGAGGTTCCTACAGAGACTCATATGAGAGTTACGGTAACTCACGTAGTGCTCCACCTACACGAGGGCCCCCGCCGTCTTATGGTGGAAGCAGTCGCTATGATGATTACAGCAGCTCACGTGACGGATGTGGTGGAAGTCGAGACAGTTACTCAAGCAGCCGAAGTGATCTCTACTCAAGTGGTCGTGATCGGGTTGGCAGACAAGACAGAGGGCTTCCCCCTTCTATGGAAAGGGGGTACCCTCCTCCACGTGATTCCTACAGCAGTTCAAGCCGCGGAGCACCAAGAGGTGGTGGCCGTAGAGGAAGCCGATCTGATAGagggggaggcagaagcagatactag